In Primulina huaijiensis isolate GDHJ02 chromosome 6, ASM1229523v2, whole genome shotgun sequence, a single window of DNA contains:
- the LOC140979788 gene encoding heavy metal-associated isoprenylated plant protein 37 — MTKNEDFKLLKIQTCVLKVNIHCDGCKQKVKRLLQKIEGVYKVSLDAELQKVTVSGNVDSAVLIKKLVKVGKHAELWSQKGNHQNQKQKLSFIKQDSNKNKQGQQQNVFRNLESLKKKQKSPFVTQQEDGCLPDSDDEEEDEEMQVIKDKFSQLALLKKQAEAKNPGKKGNGNPSVIDQKTLDSTGQGKRVNDINTIMNLAGFHGNNGRGLQIQPNNVFQGNNPAGGFPVNGLSAGHNPSLMMMNMNGGYPSMNPLHQQQTQMMYNRSPFIPQSTGFYHGYGAIPYGFSEPGRYYHAADHSSAHMFSDENTSSCSII, encoded by the exons atgactaaaaatgAAGACTTCAAGCTCCTCAAGATCCAG acATGTGTTCTCAAAGTGAACATACATTGTGATGGGTGCAAGCAGAAAGTGAAGAGACTTCTTCAGAAAAtcgaag GAGTTTATAAAGTAAGCTTAGATGCAGAGTTACAAAAAGTTACAGTCTCAGGAAATGTGGATTCCGCAGTCTTAATCAAGAAACTAGTGAAGGTTGGGAAGCATGCTGAGCTCTGGTCTCAAAAGGGTAACCACCAAAACCAGAAACAAAAATTATCTTtcatcaaacaagattctaaTAAGAACAAACAAGGGCAGCAGCAAAATGTTTTTAGAAATCTTGAATCCCTGAAAAAGAAGCAGAAATCCCCCTTTGTGACACAACAAGAAGATGGTTGTCTTCCTGATTccgatgatgaagaagaagacgaGGAAATGCAAGTTATCAAGGATAAGTTCAGCCAACTGGCTTTGCTCAAGAAACAAGCCGAAGCAAAGAATCCTGGGAAGAAGGGAAATGGAAATCCCAGTGTGATTGATCAGAAAACACTGGACAGTACTGGACAAGGGAAGAGGGTGAACGAcataaataccattatgaatcttgCTGGCTTTCATGGAAACAACGGGAGGGGATTACAGATCCAACCAAACAATGTCTTCCAGGGGAATAATCCTGCAGGAGGTTTCCCGGTGAACGGATTAAGCGCGGGACACAATCCTTCACTCATGATGATGAACATGAATGGCGGCTATCCTTCCATGAATCCCTTGCACCAGCAGCAAACACAGATGATGTACAACAGGTCTCCATTCATCCCTCAAAGCACTGGCTTCTACCATGGTTACGGTGCGATTCCCTACGGTTTCAGCGAGCCTGGCCGATACTACCACGCTGCTGATCATTCTTCTGCTCACATGTTCAGTGATGAGAACACCAGTAGCTGTTCCATTATTTAA
- the LOC140979439 gene encoding heavy metal-associated isoprenylated plant protein 21-like, whose translation MGFLDHISDVFEVTSMRKSKRKPLRTVEIKVKMDCEGCERRVRNAVSSMKGAKAVNVNRKESKVTVNGYVDPKKVLSKVRSTGKAAEMWPYVKYDLAYYPYAPGAYDKKAPPGYVRNVVQAFPSPNAHEEKYSTLFSDENVDACSIM comes from the exons ATGGGTTTTCTCGATCATATCTCGGATGTGTTTGAAGTTACAAGCATGAGAAAGAGCAAACGCAAGCCATTGAGG ACGGTCGAAATAAAGGTAAAGATGGACTGTGAAGGATGCGAAAGGCGGGTCAGAAATGCAGTTTCCTCCATGAAAG GTGCAAAAGCAGTAAATGTAAATAGGAAAGAAAGTAAAGTGACAGTGAACGGGTACGTAGATCCGAAGAAGGTGTTGAGCAAAGTGAGGAGCACCGGGAAGGCGGCAGAGATGTGGCCGTACGTGAAATACGATCTGGCATATTACCCTTACGCCCCTGGAGCCTACGACAAGAAAGCCCCCCCTGGCTATGTGAGAAACGTGGTTCAAGCTTTTCCCAGCCCGAATGCCCACGAAGAGAAGTATTCTACCCTTTTCAGTGACGAAAATGTCGATGCCTGCTCCATTATGtga